ATTGCATTCCTATAAACGGAGAGGAGTTGAAGTTGTTAAAAAACAACGAAACTAAGCTTGGGTATACCATTGCCGATGTTTCCGAAGCAATCCGTCTTGAGTGGATAGTCTCCGAGAACGTACCTGTGAGTTTGGGAGACGACGGATTGTTGCCAGATCTTCTAGGATTGCTGAAGACAGTCTATCTTATGACAAAGCTGTCTTCGCTTGGATTGACTTTGAAAACTTCCCAGCTTCTTGAAATGGCAACAAAAAACGGAGCCGAAATGTATGGCGTAAATACGGGAATTCTGGAGAAAGGAAAGGCTGCAGACATCGTGATTTTGGATCATTCACACATGCCTGCGCCTCTTAGACCAGCTTGGATTACGGATCAAATAGTAGGGAACTTCGATGGAAGATTCGTGGATACTGTCATAGTGGACGGTAGAATTGTGAAAAGAGATGGAAAGGTTCTCTCCATCGATGAAGAAAAAACCATTGAAGAATACCAGAAGATTGCAGAAGAAGTTTGGGATAGAGTAGGGGGAGGTTGAGTCTCTGACTGTCTTGCAAGTAGAATTGTGTGGGTTAAAGCTTGTTAATCCAATAATTGCAGGAGCTGGTCCGTTTGGTAAAAATGCGGAAATGATGAGCAGAGCAGCTGAAGGAGGAGCAGCTGCGGTGGTCACGCAGACAATCAAAGTGGAATCGTGCAAAATGCCGCGTCCCTATCTAGCTAAAACTAGAGATAACCTTTTGAGCGCAGATGGATGGTCTGAGATCCGAGCCGAGATCTGGATAAAAGAAGAATTGAAAAAAGCAAAAAAGATCGGTCTTCCGCTAATTGCCAGTGTAGGTGGTGAGCCAGAAGAAATAGAAAAACTTGCTGGAGAAATCGCTGGAGCAGGAGCCGACGCCATAGAAATCTCGGCCAGACATTCTGGAAAAAATCCATCAAAGGTGGCCGAAGCTGTGAAAGCTGCAAAAAGTTCTGCCAATATCCCCGTTTTCGTTAAAGTAGGGATGTACGATAAAGGTCCGCTGGAAATGGCAATCAGTTCAAAAAAGGCTGGAGCAGACGGAATAGTTTGCATGGATGCGCTCTGGCCAGCCTTGGAGGCTGATATCGAAGTTGCCATGCCAGCTATCGGAACTGCAGAAGGAGCGGGTCTTCTATCGGGTCCGGCAATTAAACCATTGGCGCTTTATTGGACAGCGAAAATCGCCAAGAATGTTTCGATTCCAATAATAGGCTGCGGAGGAATTTCGTCCGGGAGAGATGCAATAGAATTTATCCAGGCTGGAGCTTCTGCGGTGCAAATATGCACGGCGGCAATCTTTCGAGGACCGAAAGTTTTCGGAATAATCGCGGACGAGATATTGAAGTTTCTCAGGACAAAAAACTATTCTTTAGAAGAGGTTAGAGGAAAACTTCTCGGTCGCTTACCGGACTGGCCTCATTTGGAAACTAAACCACCAGAAATCATAGCCACAAGATGTAATTCTTGTGGGATATGCGTGCAGCAGTGCCCGTCTTCCGCGATGTGGACCTCAGCCCGAGGAATTAGAATAGATTTGTCAAGATGTGACGGATGTGGTTTATGCGTTTCTGTTTGTCCTTCTAGAGCTCTCAGGTGGTAAATTTCCACATTACAAGAGGAAAATTTTAGAACTTTTGCAGGCTAATCTATTGGATTAGAATGAACGAAGAAGAGATAACAATATGGCAACTGCGGCACAATGGTGTCCTGATTCCGGAGTATAAGCCAGTCGGACTTTCCATCAAGTTTAGAGGAAAGGAGATAAAACTTACCCCGGAACAGGAAGAAATGGCAGTAGCTTGGGCTAAAAAAATGGATAGTGAGCAGGTCAAAGATCCGGTTTTCGTCAAAAACTTTTTTAAAGACTTCTGCAAAGCGCTCGGAATTGAAAATGGAAAACCGGAGGATTTTGATTTTTCTGAAGTCAAACAATGGGTAGAGGAAGAAAAAGCTAAGAAAGAATCGATGACAAAAGATGAAAAAAAGAAGCTTTCCGAAGAGAGGAAAAGAATCAGAGAAGAAAACAAGAAAAAATATGGCATTGCGATAATAAACGGTAAAGAAGTTGAAATCGCGAATTACACGGTAGAACCTCCATGCATATTCGTGGGTCGTGGAAAACATCCCCTCCGTGGCAGATGGAAACCTAGGATATACCACTCCGACATCATACTCAATCTTTCTGAAGATGCTCCTACGCCCCAAACGCCGACTGGAGAGTCGTGGGGAGGGAGGGTTTTCGATCCAAAAGCTTTGTGGATCGCCAAATGGAGGGACAAACTCACTGGAAAGATGAAATATGTTTGGATAGCTGAAAACGCGGAGCTGAGACAAATGAGAGAAAAGGAGAAATATGATGTCGCTAGAAAGCTCGATCAATACATCGAAAAAATTAGGGAACACATATGGAAAAATCTGACATCTGAAGATGAACTCAGAAGGAAAATCGCCACGGTGGCGTACCTGATAGATGTCCTGAAGCTAAGAGTCGGAGACGAAAAAGACAAGGATGAAGCGGACACTGTTGGCGCAACTACCCTCAGAGGTTCCCACGTTAAAATAAACTCGGATAATACAGTAACATTCGACTTTCTTGGAAAAGATTCTGTCAGGTGGGTCAAGAGAGTTAAACTCCCAAAAGAGGTAATCCAAAACCTAAAATCTTTCATTCGGGGCCCAAGAGATCAAATTTTTGATGGGGTCAAATCGGAACTCGTGAATGAGTTTCTCGGAGAGGTTATGCCAGGGTTGACAGCCAAGGTTTTCAGGACATACCACGCGACAAAGATTGTCGAAGAATATCTCAACAAGAACCATGTGGATAAAGATGCTCCGGAAATCGAGAAAAAATATGTCGGTTGCATGGCCAACTTGCAGGCCGCGATAGAATGCAATCACAAGAGAAAACTTCCCAAGAATTGGATAGAGTCCATCAGAAAAAAGGAGGAAAGAGTGAGAAAACTAAAGGAAGACATCAAAATCGCTAAGAAAAAGATGAATGAGAAGTTGGAGAAACTCGAAGAAAAGTTGAAACAGGAGAAGAAAAAGAGAACTGAAAAAATCGAAGAGCTGAGTAAGAAACCTTCCAAAAGCAAGAAGATCAGGGAAAGAATAAACAAAGAAAAACTGATGCTGAGGAAAGCTATAGAAAAATACCGAGAGAAGAAGAAAAGAATTCTCGAAATGTATGAGCATAAAATAAAAAATTTGGAGCTCAAGATAAAGGAGGCTGAAATAAAATTGCAGCTGGCGAAAAAGACGAAGGATTATAACTTGATCACCTCTCTCAAAAGCTACATCGATCCTAGAGTTTATGCGTACTGGGCGAAAAAGCTTGGATATGACTGGAAGAAACTATATCCGAAAAGCCTCCATAAAAAGTTCTCATGGGTGGATGAAAACGAGAGTATTAAAACATGACACGTTGGATGAAATTAGACTGATAGTCCTTCATCTTGAAGAATGTGATCCTAAACGATGTTCCGCTAGGAAGTTAAAGCAGGCAGGTTTTGCTGAAATCGTGAAACGTGCGGGCGAACTTCCCCCTGGGATTCTTTTGGATCCAACCTCAGAGAGAGCTCTCTCAAGAGAAGATCTGCCAACGGCCGAAAGATTCGGAATAATCGCCATTGACTGCTCTTGGAAAAAGTTAAAGGGGTTTTCGAGACTGTGGAAAGGAAGACATCCCCGATCGTTGCCCTATTTGGTAGCGGCAAACCCCATCAACTACGGTAGACCGACAATTCTCAGCACTGCTGAAGCTTTCGCGGCAGCACTTTACATACTCGGCAAACCAGAACTATCGGAAAAAATAATGAGAATCTTCAAATGGGGGCCTGTCTTCATCGAACTTAATAAAGAGCGGCTAGAAGCCTACATGCGGGCGGGTACGAGCGAGGAAATAGTCAAAATCCAGGAGCATTTTATGGAGATGGAAAGATCCCGTTTGTTAAACAAAAGCTTATTAAAAGACATGAACCAGTCACCATAATGGAGAGAATATGAGAGAAAGGGAAAGAATGCCTGCAAGCAGGGCCGGGTTGATAAGATATTTTGAGGAGGAAGGTTTCGGAATAAAGATTGACCCGAAGAAAATGATTTATTTCACGATTGGTTTCATAATCTTCATGATTGGACTTCACATCTTCGGACCGGCGATTTAATAATTCCCAATTTTTGCCATCCACTCTAATCTTTTTATACGCTCCTCTGTTGGCGGATGGGTTGAGAAGAGAGAGGCCAATGAAACACCACGGAATGGATTCACAATGAAGAGATGGGTGGTCGATGGATTTCCATGATCTAACGGACGCCTAATAACGCTTTCTTGAATCTTTCTCAGGGCTCTCGCTAAAGCTAGCGGTTTTTTAGAAATCGAGGCACCGGCGGCATCTGCCTCATATTCTCTACCCCGAGAGATAGCAAGCCTGACGAGCATAGCAGCGAAAGGAATGATGGGGAGAAGCAGTAGAAACAACGGAGATCCCTTCTGTTCCCGTCGCCCACCAGCCAAGAAGGCGAAATAAAACACGTATGTTATTGCCGCTCCGATTATAGCCGCAATCGTGTTGATCAACATGTCCCGGTTTTTCACATGGGCGACTTCATGGGCAAGGACTCCTTCAAGTTCTTCTTCTGACAGAAGGTCGAGGGCTCCTCTTGTAACCGCGACAACGGAGTGAGAGGGTGATCTTCCGGTTGCAAAAGCGTTCGGAACATCTGACGGAACAATGGCGATCTTTGGTTTCGGAATTCCAGCATTCTTAGCCAAACGTTCTACTATCTTATGGAGCACCGGGTGTTCCTCCTCACTAACCACCTTGGCGCGGTACATAGAAAGCACCCACTTATCTGCATAGAAATACATGAACAAGTTTAGCGCTATCGCTAGCATGAAGGCGAAGGTAAGAGTGCTGCTAATCGACAAGCCTGTCAAGTAACCCACTATCCAGCCGATTGCAAGCAGAAGCCCCGTCAGAATACTCATCAGCAGGGCTGTCCGTACTGTTCCGCTCATCAATATCTGGTATTGGCGGCGAGGCAGTATAAAAAGAATTCTCTCAGTGCTCTTTTTTGTACTTTCTTTTAAAGGGGTTCCCTATTGTGAAAATTCGAGCCGAAACCGGACTAAATGACGCCGGTGATTTTTGCCAGCCGCTCCGCTTCTTTTCTGCCAAGTCCGCCGCCGAGCACGGTGTATCTCTCAGGACGAATTTTGTGGGCAATTGTCAAAGCTTTGACAATGTATTTCGGAGGTATACCTAATTCTTTGGCCGTGGTCGGAGCTCCGATTGTTTTTAGAGCATTTCTTATGATCTCCCAATCTCCACCTTGAAGATATGACATCATTATCGCACCAACGCCGCATTGCTCGCCATGGAGAGCTGGTTTAGGAGCAACCATGTCGAGAGCGTGACTAAAAAGATGTTCCGAACCGCTGGCCGGCCTGCTGCTTCCGGCAATTGCCATGGCAACTCCACTTGATATCAAAGATTTAACGACTTTTCTCACGCTTTCTTCTGTGTATCGCTTAATCACCTTCGCGTTTGCGATTATTAGCTCCGCGCTGACAATGGAAAGGGTTGCTGCATATTCACTGTAAGGCTCACCTTTGAAGTCTCGAGCGAGTTGCCAATCCCTGACAGCTGTTATGTTGGCAACTAAATCCCCACAACCGGAGGCAAGCAATCTGTAAGGGGCTTTTTTGATGATTGCTGTGTCTGCGATTATCGCGATTGGTGCGTGCGCCTGAATTGAAACCGGTGATCCGTTATCTCTTACGGATGCCCGCGAGGAAGCAATTCCGTCATGCGAAGCTGCCGTTGGAACTGAAATGAATGGTTTTCCCTCATAGAATGAGGCCAACTTTGCTACGTCGATGGATTTTCCACCCCCTACTCCCACGAAGAAAGAAACGCCCTTTGAAGACTTTCTAACTTTCTCCACAACCTCCGAGTTTGCATCTGATATCAGGGAAACCGATGGTTTTATACCGGCTTCGCGCAGTTTTCTTTCCACCGTCCGACCGGCGATATCATACGTTGTTTTGTCAGCCACTATCAGAGCCTCACCATGCAGGTCGAGAGCTTGACAAACCTCGGGGATCTTTTCAAGAACAGCACGACCAACCCAAATTTCCCTAGCTAGTTGTATGCGTTTAGGTTCTTTCATCTCTTTCCACTTACGCCTTCACATAAAAATAGACCGCGGTAATCGTCCTCCGAGCAGGTTTATCATAAAGACTTTTAAGGTTGGAAAATTCAGAGTAAATGGTCGATTCTGTGATGTCTGAAGAGAAGTTGAAATATCTAAAGGGAACCACAACAGTCG
This is a stretch of genomic DNA from Candidatus Hadarchaeales archaeon. It encodes these proteins:
- a CDS encoding 4Fe-4S binding protein encodes the protein MQVELCGLKLVNPIIAGAGPFGKNAEMMSRAAEGGAAAVVTQTIKVESCKMPRPYLAKTRDNLLSADGWSEIRAEIWIKEELKKAKKIGLPLIASVGGEPEEIEKLAGEIAGAGADAIEISARHSGKNPSKVAEAVKAAKSSANIPVFVKVGMYDKGPLEMAISSKKAGADGIVCMDALWPALEADIEVAMPAIGTAEGAGLLSGPAIKPLALYWTAKIAKNVSIPIIGCGGISSGRDAIEFIQAGASAVQICTAAIFRGPKVFGIIADEILKFLRTKNYSLEEVRGKLLGRLPDWPHLETKPPEIIATRCNSCGICVQQCPSSAMWTSARGIRIDLSRCDGCGLCVSVCPSRALRW
- a CDS encoding DUF367 family protein, whose translation is MKTRVLKHDTLDEIRLIVLHLEECDPKRCSARKLKQAGFAEIVKRAGELPPGILLDPTSERALSREDLPTAERFGIIAIDCSWKKLKGFSRLWKGRHPRSLPYLVAANPINYGRPTILSTAEAFAAALYILGKPELSEKIMRIFKWGPVFIELNKERLEAYMRAGTSEEIVKIQEHFMEMERSRLLNKSLLKDMNQSP
- a CDS encoding preprotein translocase subunit Sec61beta → MRERERMPASRAGLIRYFEEEGFGIKIDPKKMIYFTIGFIIFMIGLHIFGPAI
- a CDS encoding M48 family metalloprotease, producing MSGTVRTALLMSILTGLLLAIGWIVGYLTGLSISSTLTFAFMLAIALNLFMYFYADKWVLSMYRAKVVSEEEHPVLHKIVERLAKNAGIPKPKIAIVPSDVPNAFATGRSPSHSVVAVTRGALDLLSEEELEGVLAHEVAHVKNRDMLINTIAAIIGAAITYVFYFAFLAGGRREQKGSPLFLLLLPIIPFAAMLVRLAISRGREYEADAAGASISKKPLALARALRKIQESVIRRPLDHGNPSTTHLFIVNPFRGVSLASLFSTHPPTEERIKRLEWMAKIGNY
- a CDS encoding NAD(P)-dependent glycerol-1-phosphate dehydrogenase, with translation MKEPKRIQLAREIWVGRAVLEKIPEVCQALDLHGEALIVADKTTYDIAGRTVERKLREAGIKPSVSLISDANSEVVEKVRKSSKGVSFFVGVGGGKSIDVAKLASFYEGKPFISVPTAASHDGIASSRASVRDNGSPVSIQAHAPIAIIADTAIIKKAPYRLLASGCGDLVANITAVRDWQLARDFKGEPYSEYAATLSIVSAELIIANAKVIKRYTEESVRKVVKSLISSGVAMAIAGSSRPASGSEHLFSHALDMVAPKPALHGEQCGVGAIMMSYLQGGDWEIIRNALKTIGAPTTAKELGIPPKYIVKALTIAHKIRPERYTVLGGGLGRKEAERLAKITGVI